From one Deltaproteobacteria bacterium genomic stretch:
- a CDS encoding acyl-CoA/acyl-ACP dehydrogenase, which produces MDLHFTEEQRMLRDTVRSLCAEQSPIEIVRRMEDDPIGFPAAFWKQLGELGVTGLTVPEAHGGGGQSVLEAMIVYEELGRALAPSPHFVSAVLCGGVIARAGTEAQKRAWLPQIASGEAILTPAWLEPRGGYGPAGVRLATTGSGGDVRLSGAKRHVLFAKAATRLLVLARSGAGADDVELYLVDPTAPGVTLTQQHTVASDTQYEVVFRDVPVAGSERVGAARGGWSVWNDVMHEGIVLLAAQAMGGAERALEITVDFAKTRHQFDKPLGAFQAIAHYLADAATTVDGGRTLVHEAAWALATGRPVAKLAPMAKLFACRTYRDVTAMAQQVHGGIGFTTEYDIQLFFRRAKQLQLSFWDDRYLEELVAAAALAGRSVAPG; this is translated from the coding sequence ATGGACCTCCATTTCACCGAAGAACAACGCATGCTCCGCGACACCGTGCGGAGCCTGTGCGCCGAGCAGTCGCCGATCGAGATCGTGCGCAGGATGGAGGACGATCCGATCGGCTTCCCGGCCGCGTTCTGGAAGCAGCTCGGCGAGCTCGGGGTCACCGGCCTCACCGTGCCGGAGGCGCATGGCGGCGGCGGCCAGTCCGTCCTCGAGGCGATGATCGTGTACGAGGAGCTCGGCCGAGCGCTCGCGCCGTCGCCGCACTTCGTGTCGGCGGTGCTCTGCGGCGGCGTGATCGCGCGCGCGGGCACCGAGGCGCAGAAGCGTGCGTGGCTCCCGCAGATCGCGTCCGGCGAGGCGATCCTCACGCCGGCGTGGCTCGAGCCGCGCGGCGGCTACGGACCGGCGGGCGTTCGGCTCGCGACGACCGGGAGCGGCGGCGACGTGCGGCTCTCCGGCGCCAAGCGGCACGTCCTCTTCGCGAAGGCGGCGACCCGGCTGCTCGTGCTCGCGCGCAGCGGCGCGGGGGCGGACGACGTGGAGCTCTACCTCGTCGATCCGACGGCGCCCGGCGTGACGCTCACGCAGCAGCACACCGTCGCCTCCGACACGCAGTACGAGGTCGTGTTCCGCGACGTGCCGGTCGCCGGGAGCGAGCGCGTGGGCGCGGCCCGCGGCGGGTGGAGTGTCTGGAACGACGTCATGCACGAAGGGATCGTGCTGCTCGCCGCGCAGGCGATGGGCGGGGCGGAGCGCGCGCTCGAGATCACCGTGGACTTCGCCAAGACGCGCCATCAGTTCGACAAGCCGCTCGGCGCCTTCCAGGCCATCGCCCACTATCTCGCCGACGCGGCGACGACGGTCGACGGCGGCCGCACCCTCGTCCACGAGGCCGCCTGGGCCCTCGCGACCGGGCGGCCGGTCGCCAAGCTCGCGCCGATGGCGAAGCTCTTCGCCTGCCGCACCTATCGCGACGTGACGGCGATGGCGCAGCAGGTGCACGGCGGCATCGGGTTCACCACCGAGTACGACATCCAGCTCTTCTTCCGGCGCGCCAAGCAGCTCCAGCTCTCGTTCTGGGACGACCGCTACCTGGAGGAGCTGGTGGCGGCGGCCGCCCTCGCCGGGCGGAGCGTCGCCCCGGGCTGA